In Oncorhynchus kisutch isolate 150728-3 linkage group LG5, Okis_V2, whole genome shotgun sequence, a genomic segment contains:
- the LOC109875973 gene encoding mid1-interacting protein 1-B, protein MMHISDSYNQKNSLFNAMNRFIGAVNNMDQTVMVPSLLRDVPLDEEEEVKTISPIRTASNGSTTYFQDGDMYNYYVLLKSIRNDIEWGVLQADDRRKEKMGVTALDISRIESDDDDLEKQFHYHLTGLHTVLSKLTRKANTLTNRYNQEIGIRGCGL, encoded by the coding sequence ATGATGCACATTTCGGATTCGTACAATCAAAAGAATTCATTGTTCAATGCAATGAACCGATTTATTGGTGCTGTGAATAACATGGATCAGACGGTGATGGTTCCTAGTCTGCTAAGAGACGTGCCTCTAGACGAGGAAGAAGAGGTGAAAACGATATCACCGATTAGGACCGCCAGCAATGGGTCAACCACCTATTTCCAGGACGGGGACATGTACAATTACTATGTGCTATTAAAATCGATCAGGAATGACATCGAATGGGGGGTCCTACAAGCCGACGACAGGCGGAAAGAAAAAATGGGGGTGACCGCGTTGGACATATCCAGAATAGAATCCGATGATGATGATTTGGAGAAACAATTTCATTATCATTTGACCGGACTACACACGGTTCTGTCTAAGCTTACCCGGAAAGCAAACACCCTCACGAACAGGTACAATCAGGAGATTGGAATAAGGGGCTGTGGACTGTGA